One Mus musculus strain C57BL/6J chromosome Y, GRCm38.p6 C57BL/6J DNA segment encodes these proteins:
- the Gm20907 gene encoding Y-linked testis-specific protein 1-like — protein sequence MTSLKKKSRRKPSSQALGNIVGCRISHGWKEGNEPVTHWKAIILGQLPTNPSLYLVKYDGIDSVYGQELHSDERILNLKVLPHKVVFPQVRDVHLAGALVGREVQHKFEGKDGSEDNWSGMVLAQVPFLQDYFYISYKKDPVLYVYQLLDDYKEGNLHIIPETPLAEARSGDDNDFLIGSWVQYTRDDGSKKFGKVVYKVLANPTVYFIKFLGDLHIYVYTLVSNIT from the coding sequence atgacatcactcaagaagaagagtaggaggaagccttcttcccaggccctggggaatattgttggctgcagaatttctcacgggtggaaggaaggtaatgagcctgtcacccattggaaggccatcattctaggtcaactgccaacaaacccttctctttatttggtgaagtatgacggaattgacagtgtctacggacaggagctccacagcgatgagaggattttaaatcttaaggtcttgcctcacaaagtagtttttcctcaggtgagggatgtccaccttgcaggcgcactggttggcagagaggtacaacacaaatttgaggggaaagatggctctgaggacaactggagtgggatggtgctagcccaggtgccattcttacaggactatttttacatttcctacaagaaggatccggtcctctacgtctatcagctcctggatgactacaaggaaggtaacctccacatcattccagagacccctctggctgaggcgagatcaggtgatgacaatgacttcttaataggttcctgggtgcagtacaccagagatgatggatccaaaaagttcggaaaggttgtttacaaagttctagccaatcctactgtgtactttatcaaatttctcggtgacctccatatctatgtctatactctggtgtcaaatatcacttaa